In a genomic window of Brassica rapa cultivar Chiifu-401-42 chromosome A10, CAAS_Brap_v3.01, whole genome shotgun sequence:
- the LOC103845205 gene encoding protein SUPPRESSOR OF MAX2 1 isoform X2: protein MRAGLSTIQQTLTPEAATVLNQSISEAARRNHGQTTPLHVAATLLASSSGFLRRACIRSHPNSSHPLQCRALELCFSVALERLPTATTTPANDPPISNALMAALKRAQAHQRRGCPEQQQQPLLAVKVELEQLIISILDDPSVSRVMREASFSSPAVKAAIEQSLSNNNNNSPSNTTPVPSVSSVGLNFRPGGGGGPMTRNTYLNPRLQQNGPATAQQTGVINKSDDVERVMDILGRGKKKNPVLVGDSEPGRVIKEILKRIESGEAAVKNSKVVHFEEIGSDKEERIKKLDGLLETRINNSDPGAGGVILNLGDLKWLVEQPQPMAVEVGRTAVAELRRLLEKFQGRLWFIGTATCETYLRCQVYHPSMENDWDLQAVSVAAKAPASGAFPRLANNLGSFTPLKSFVPGSMTTSKCCPECSKSCERELSETESVPQEVKTEVAQTKQLPQWLLNAKPVDRVPAKIEEVKKKWNDACVRLHPSFHNKNERIVPIPTPTPTPIPLTTSSYGPNMLLRQPLQQKFQPNRELRERVHLKPMTPLVTEQAKKKSPPGSPVQTDLVLGRTEDSDTRVRDFLGCISSESVQNNNDKISVLQNSLDIDLFKKLLKGMTEKVWWQHDAASAVAATVSQCKLGGGKRRGVVSKGDVWLLFSGPDRVGKRKMVSALSSLVYGTSPIMISLGSRQEPGGVRGKTVLDRIAETVKRSPFSVILLEDIDEADMLLRGSIKRAMDRGRISDSHGREISLGNVIFVMTASWHRSSGTKACFSDDEAKLRDLAGESWRLRLCMRGKRRASWLSSGVEERLTKPKKEHGSGLTFDLNQAADTADDGSNNTSELTDNNDQEEFSGKLSLQCVPFAFHELVSRVDDAVAFRAVDFGAVRQRVSDTLSERFTTVVGESLSIEVEEDVLQRILSGVWLGEMELEEWIQKAIVPVLSQLKARVSSSGTYGDRTVARLELDEDSGERSGGDLLPTSVTLAV, encoded by the exons ATGAGAGCTGGTCTAAGCACGATCCAACAGACTCTAACCCCCGAGGCTGCCACCGTTTTAAACCAATCAATCTCAGAAGCGGCGCGTCGCAACCACGGCCAAACCACACCGCTACATGTCGCAGCCACTCTTCTCGCTTCTTCCTCAGGTTTCCTCCGGCGAGCCTGTATCCGATCCCATCCCAACTCCTCCCACCCGCTCCAGTGTCGAGCCCTCGAGCTCTGCTTCAGCGTCGCCTTAGAGCGTCTCCCCACCGCGACGACGACTCCGGCGAACGATCCTCCGATCTCGAACGCGCTCATGGCGGCGCTAAAGCGAGCGCAAGCTCATCAACGCCGTGGATGCCcggagcagcagcagcagccgtTGTTGGCGGTGAAAGTGGAGCTGGAGCAGCTGATTATATCGATATTGGATGATCCGAGTGTGAGCCGGGTTATGCGAGAAGCTAGCTTCTCTAGTCCCGCCGTTAAAGCCGCAATAGAACAGTCGCtgagtaataataataataatagtccCTCCAATACGACGCCGGTTCCGAGCGTTTCATCAGTCGGGTTAAATTTCCGACCCGGTGGAGGAGGAGGTCCGATGACCCGGAACACTTATCTTAATCCACGGTTGCAGCAGAACGGCCCCGCGACGGCGCAACAAACAGGGGTTATTAATAAGAGCGATGACGTGGAGCGGGTGATGGATATACTGGGTCGTGGGAAGAAGAAAAACCCGGTTTTAGTCGGGGATTCGGAGCCGGGTCGGGTAATTAAAGAGATCCTTAAGAGAATTGAATCCGGAGAAGCGGCGGTTAAGAACTCAAAGGTTGTTCACTTCGAGGAGATCGGTTCGGATAAGGAGGAGAGAATCAAGAAGCTAGACGGGTTGCTCGAGACCCGGATAAATAATTCGGATCCTGGAGCTGGAGGAGTGATTCTCAATCTCGGAGACTTGAAATGGCTCGTGGAGCAACCGCAACCGATGGCGGTTGAGGTAGGGAGGACGGCGGTGGCGGAGCTGCGGAGGCTTTTGGAGAAGTTCCAAGGAAGGCTCTGGTTTATCGGAACCGCCACGTGCGAGACTTATCTACGATGCCAAGTCTATCATCCGTCAATGGAGAATGATTGGGATCTGCAAGCTGTGTCGGTGGCTGCTAAAGCTCCGGCGTCCGGAGCTTTCCCAAGGCTTGCGAACAATTTGGGATCGTTCACGCCGTTAAAGAGCTTCGTGCCTGGGAGCATGACGACATCGAAATGTTGTCCGGAGTGTTCGAAGAGTTGCGAGCGAGAGCTGTCTGAAACTGAGTCAGTGCCTCAAGAGGTTAAGACAGAAGTCGCTCAGACTAAACAGTTGCCACAATGGCTGTTGAATGCTAAACCGGTTGATCGTGTACCG GCAAAGATTGAAGAAGTGAAGAAGAAATGGAATGATGCGTGTGTGCGTCTTCATCCTAGCTTTCATAACAAGAACGAGAGGATCGTTCCCATTCCGACTCCGACTCCGACTCCTATACCGTTGACAACAAGCTCTTACGGTCCCAACATGCTTCTCCGTCAGCCGTTACAGCAAAAGTTCCAGCCGAACAGAGAGTTGCGTGAAAGGGTACACTTGAAACCTATGACCCCTTTGGTGACAGAACAAGCCAAGAAGAAGAGTCCTCCCGGGAGTCCGGTTCAGACCGATCTTGTTCTTGGACGAACAGAG GATTCGGATACGCGAGTGAGAGACTTCCTCGGCTGCATATCGTCTGAATCAGTacagaacaacaacgataagaTCAGTGTTCTGCAGAACTCTTTAGACATTGATTTGTTCAAGAAGCTTCTAAAGGGAATGACGGAGAAAGTCTGGTGGCAGCACGACGCAGCCTCTGCCGTCGCCGCCACGGTTAGTCAATGCAAGCTAGGGGGAGGGAAACGACGCGGCGTGGTATCAAAAGGAGACGTGTGGCTACTCTTCTCAGGGCCAGACAGAGTTGGTAAGAGAAAAATGGTGTCGGCTCTGTCTTCTCTAGTATACGGAACCAGTCCTATAATGATCTCACTCGGGTCGAGACAAGAACCTGGTGGAGTCCGTGGTAAGACCGTGCTGGACAGGATTGCGGAAACCGTTAAGAGGAGTCCCTTCTCCGTTATCTTGCTTGAAGATATCGACGAAGCGGATATGTTGTTGCGTGGAAGTATAAAACGAGCCATGGATAGAGGGAGAATCTCTGATTCGCACGGACGTGAGATCAGTTTAGGTAATGTGATCTTTGTTATGACAGCGAGCTGGCATCGTTCTTCGGGGACGAAAGCGTGTTTCTCAGACGACGAGGCGAAGCTGAGAGATTTGGCTGGTGAAAGCTGGCGGTTGAGGTTGTGTATGCGTGGCAAACGTCGAGCGAGCTGGCTGAGTAGTGGTGTTGAAGAGAGGTTGACTAAACCGAAGAAAGAACATGGTTCCGGTTTAACGTTTGATTTAAACCAAGCTGCTGATACGGCCGATGACGGTTCGAACAATACGAGCGAGCTAACAGATAACAATGATCAAGAAGAGTTTAGCGGGAAGTTATCTTTGCAATGTGTTCCGTTTGCGTTTCACGAGCTGGTGAGTCGCGTAGACGATGCGGTGGCGTTTAGGGCTGTTGATTTCGGAGCTGTGAGGCAGAGAGTTTCAGATACGTTGTCGGAGAGGTTCACGACGGTGGTAGGCGAATCTTTATCGATAGAAGTGGAGGAAGATGTGCTTCAGAGGATCTTGAGTGGAGTATGGTTAGGCGAGATGGAGTTAGAGGAGTGGATTCAGAAGGCGATTGTTCCGGTTCTGAGCCAGCTTAAGGCTCGAGTGTCGTCTTCTGGAACTTACGGTGACCGTACAGTTGCTCGGCTTGAGCTAGATGAAGATTCTGGTGAACGGAGCGGTGGTGATTTACTGCCGACTAGTGTTACGTTGGCAGTTTGA
- the LOC103845205 gene encoding protein SUPPRESSOR OF MAX2 1 isoform X1: protein MRAGLSTIQQTLTPEAATVLNQSISEAARRNHGQTTPLHVAATLLASSSGFLRRACIRSHPNSSHPLQCRALELCFSVALERLPTATTTPANDPPISNALMAALKRAQAHQRRGCPEQQQQPLLAVKVELEQLIISILDDPSVSRVMREASFSSPAVKAAIEQSLSNNNNNSPSNTTPVPSVSSVGLNFRPGGGGGPMTRNTYLNPRLQQNGPATAQQTGVINKSDDVERVMDILGRGKKKNPVLVGDSEPGRVIKEILKRIESGEAAVKNSKVVHFEEIGSDKEERIKKLDGLLETRINNSDPGAGGVILNLGDLKWLVEQPQPMAVEVGRTAVAELRRLLEKFQGRLWFIGTATCETYLRCQVYHPSMENDWDLQAVSVAAKAPASGAFPRLANNLGSFTPLKSFVPGSMTTSKCCPECSKSCERELSETESVPQEVKTEVAQTKQLPQWLLNAKPVDRVPQAKIEEVKKKWNDACVRLHPSFHNKNERIVPIPTPTPTPIPLTTSSYGPNMLLRQPLQQKFQPNRELRERVHLKPMTPLVTEQAKKKSPPGSPVQTDLVLGRTEDSDTRVRDFLGCISSESVQNNNDKISVLQNSLDIDLFKKLLKGMTEKVWWQHDAASAVAATVSQCKLGGGKRRGVVSKGDVWLLFSGPDRVGKRKMVSALSSLVYGTSPIMISLGSRQEPGGVRGKTVLDRIAETVKRSPFSVILLEDIDEADMLLRGSIKRAMDRGRISDSHGREISLGNVIFVMTASWHRSSGTKACFSDDEAKLRDLAGESWRLRLCMRGKRRASWLSSGVEERLTKPKKEHGSGLTFDLNQAADTADDGSNNTSELTDNNDQEEFSGKLSLQCVPFAFHELVSRVDDAVAFRAVDFGAVRQRVSDTLSERFTTVVGESLSIEVEEDVLQRILSGVWLGEMELEEWIQKAIVPVLSQLKARVSSSGTYGDRTVARLELDEDSGERSGGDLLPTSVTLAV from the exons ATGAGAGCTGGTCTAAGCACGATCCAACAGACTCTAACCCCCGAGGCTGCCACCGTTTTAAACCAATCAATCTCAGAAGCGGCGCGTCGCAACCACGGCCAAACCACACCGCTACATGTCGCAGCCACTCTTCTCGCTTCTTCCTCAGGTTTCCTCCGGCGAGCCTGTATCCGATCCCATCCCAACTCCTCCCACCCGCTCCAGTGTCGAGCCCTCGAGCTCTGCTTCAGCGTCGCCTTAGAGCGTCTCCCCACCGCGACGACGACTCCGGCGAACGATCCTCCGATCTCGAACGCGCTCATGGCGGCGCTAAAGCGAGCGCAAGCTCATCAACGCCGTGGATGCCcggagcagcagcagcagccgtTGTTGGCGGTGAAAGTGGAGCTGGAGCAGCTGATTATATCGATATTGGATGATCCGAGTGTGAGCCGGGTTATGCGAGAAGCTAGCTTCTCTAGTCCCGCCGTTAAAGCCGCAATAGAACAGTCGCtgagtaataataataataatagtccCTCCAATACGACGCCGGTTCCGAGCGTTTCATCAGTCGGGTTAAATTTCCGACCCGGTGGAGGAGGAGGTCCGATGACCCGGAACACTTATCTTAATCCACGGTTGCAGCAGAACGGCCCCGCGACGGCGCAACAAACAGGGGTTATTAATAAGAGCGATGACGTGGAGCGGGTGATGGATATACTGGGTCGTGGGAAGAAGAAAAACCCGGTTTTAGTCGGGGATTCGGAGCCGGGTCGGGTAATTAAAGAGATCCTTAAGAGAATTGAATCCGGAGAAGCGGCGGTTAAGAACTCAAAGGTTGTTCACTTCGAGGAGATCGGTTCGGATAAGGAGGAGAGAATCAAGAAGCTAGACGGGTTGCTCGAGACCCGGATAAATAATTCGGATCCTGGAGCTGGAGGAGTGATTCTCAATCTCGGAGACTTGAAATGGCTCGTGGAGCAACCGCAACCGATGGCGGTTGAGGTAGGGAGGACGGCGGTGGCGGAGCTGCGGAGGCTTTTGGAGAAGTTCCAAGGAAGGCTCTGGTTTATCGGAACCGCCACGTGCGAGACTTATCTACGATGCCAAGTCTATCATCCGTCAATGGAGAATGATTGGGATCTGCAAGCTGTGTCGGTGGCTGCTAAAGCTCCGGCGTCCGGAGCTTTCCCAAGGCTTGCGAACAATTTGGGATCGTTCACGCCGTTAAAGAGCTTCGTGCCTGGGAGCATGACGACATCGAAATGTTGTCCGGAGTGTTCGAAGAGTTGCGAGCGAGAGCTGTCTGAAACTGAGTCAGTGCCTCAAGAGGTTAAGACAGAAGTCGCTCAGACTAAACAGTTGCCACAATGGCTGTTGAATGCTAAACCGGTTGATCGTGTACCG cAGGCAAAGATTGAAGAAGTGAAGAAGAAATGGAATGATGCGTGTGTGCGTCTTCATCCTAGCTTTCATAACAAGAACGAGAGGATCGTTCCCATTCCGACTCCGACTCCGACTCCTATACCGTTGACAACAAGCTCTTACGGTCCCAACATGCTTCTCCGTCAGCCGTTACAGCAAAAGTTCCAGCCGAACAGAGAGTTGCGTGAAAGGGTACACTTGAAACCTATGACCCCTTTGGTGACAGAACAAGCCAAGAAGAAGAGTCCTCCCGGGAGTCCGGTTCAGACCGATCTTGTTCTTGGACGAACAGAG GATTCGGATACGCGAGTGAGAGACTTCCTCGGCTGCATATCGTCTGAATCAGTacagaacaacaacgataagaTCAGTGTTCTGCAGAACTCTTTAGACATTGATTTGTTCAAGAAGCTTCTAAAGGGAATGACGGAGAAAGTCTGGTGGCAGCACGACGCAGCCTCTGCCGTCGCCGCCACGGTTAGTCAATGCAAGCTAGGGGGAGGGAAACGACGCGGCGTGGTATCAAAAGGAGACGTGTGGCTACTCTTCTCAGGGCCAGACAGAGTTGGTAAGAGAAAAATGGTGTCGGCTCTGTCTTCTCTAGTATACGGAACCAGTCCTATAATGATCTCACTCGGGTCGAGACAAGAACCTGGTGGAGTCCGTGGTAAGACCGTGCTGGACAGGATTGCGGAAACCGTTAAGAGGAGTCCCTTCTCCGTTATCTTGCTTGAAGATATCGACGAAGCGGATATGTTGTTGCGTGGAAGTATAAAACGAGCCATGGATAGAGGGAGAATCTCTGATTCGCACGGACGTGAGATCAGTTTAGGTAATGTGATCTTTGTTATGACAGCGAGCTGGCATCGTTCTTCGGGGACGAAAGCGTGTTTCTCAGACGACGAGGCGAAGCTGAGAGATTTGGCTGGTGAAAGCTGGCGGTTGAGGTTGTGTATGCGTGGCAAACGTCGAGCGAGCTGGCTGAGTAGTGGTGTTGAAGAGAGGTTGACTAAACCGAAGAAAGAACATGGTTCCGGTTTAACGTTTGATTTAAACCAAGCTGCTGATACGGCCGATGACGGTTCGAACAATACGAGCGAGCTAACAGATAACAATGATCAAGAAGAGTTTAGCGGGAAGTTATCTTTGCAATGTGTTCCGTTTGCGTTTCACGAGCTGGTGAGTCGCGTAGACGATGCGGTGGCGTTTAGGGCTGTTGATTTCGGAGCTGTGAGGCAGAGAGTTTCAGATACGTTGTCGGAGAGGTTCACGACGGTGGTAGGCGAATCTTTATCGATAGAAGTGGAGGAAGATGTGCTTCAGAGGATCTTGAGTGGAGTATGGTTAGGCGAGATGGAGTTAGAGGAGTGGATTCAGAAGGCGATTGTTCCGGTTCTGAGCCAGCTTAAGGCTCGAGTGTCGTCTTCTGGAACTTACGGTGACCGTACAGTTGCTCGGCTTGAGCTAGATGAAGATTCTGGTGAACGGAGCGGTGGTGATTTACTGCCGACTAGTGTTACGTTGGCAGTTTGA